The Castellaniella sp. genome includes a window with the following:
- a CDS encoding aspartate aminotransferase family protein, which yields MQTEVKKSPDMSNLWMPFTANRQFKAHPRMLTAAKGMYYTAGDSHQVLDGTSGLWCVNAGHGRQAIVDAISRQAASLDYAPSFQIGHEDSFLAASDVAAMMPQGLDRVFFTNSGSESVDTALKIAVAYHRARGEGQRTRLIGRERGYHGVGFGGISVGGISPNRKAFSGVLLPGVDHLPHTHDLAHNAWSHGQPAWGGEHFANALESIIALHDASTIAAVIVEPLAGSTGVLLPPKGYLERLRAITEKHGILLIFDEVITGFGRLGAATASEFFGVTPDLITMAKGISNAAVPAGAVAVRRSVHDTIIDASAAGIEFFHGYTYSAHPLATAAVRATLGIYRDEGLFQRAAGLAAPFEAAAHALKGSPHVIDIRNLGLVAGIEMAPRPGAPGARAAEVFSKCFDQGVLVRYTGDTIAVSPPLIITEDQIAQLFGTLATVLATVD from the coding sequence ATGCAAACTGAAGTGAAAAAATCCCCAGACATGTCCAATTTGTGGATGCCGTTTACTGCCAACCGCCAATTCAAGGCGCATCCTCGTATGCTGACGGCGGCCAAGGGCATGTACTACACCGCCGGCGATAGCCATCAGGTGCTGGATGGCACCTCGGGGCTGTGGTGTGTCAACGCTGGCCATGGGCGTCAGGCTATTGTGGATGCCATCAGCCGCCAGGCAGCCAGTCTGGATTATGCCCCCAGCTTCCAGATCGGCCACGAGGACTCGTTCCTGGCGGCGTCGGATGTTGCCGCCATGATGCCGCAGGGGCTGGATCGGGTGTTCTTCACCAATTCCGGTTCCGAATCCGTCGATACCGCACTGAAGATCGCCGTGGCCTACCATCGCGCCCGGGGCGAAGGCCAGCGCACCCGTTTGATCGGCCGCGAGCGCGGCTATCACGGCGTGGGCTTTGGCGGGATATCGGTTGGGGGGATCTCGCCCAATCGCAAGGCGTTTTCAGGGGTGTTGCTGCCAGGCGTGGATCACCTGCCGCATACGCATGACCTGGCCCACAACGCCTGGTCGCACGGCCAGCCCGCCTGGGGCGGCGAACATTTCGCCAATGCCCTGGAAAGCATCATCGCCTTGCACGATGCCTCTACCATTGCCGCCGTGATCGTCGAACCCCTGGCGGGCTCCACCGGTGTCTTGCTGCCGCCCAAGGGCTATCTTGAAAGATTGCGGGCCATCACAGAAAAACACGGCATCTTGTTGATTTTCGACGAAGTGATCACTGGATTTGGCCGCCTGGGTGCCGCCACCGCCAGCGAGTTCTTCGGCGTGACGCCTGATCTCATCACCATGGCCAAGGGCATCAGCAATGCCGCCGTGCCAGCCGGTGCCGTGGCGGTGCGTCGTTCTGTACACGACACGATTATTGATGCCAGCGCAGCCGGCATCGAATTCTTCCATGGCTATACCTATTCGGCACACCCGCTGGCGACTGCTGCGGTCCGAGCCACCCTGGGTATTTATCGTGATGAAGGCCTGTTCCAGCGCGCAGCAGGTCTTGCTGCGCCCTTCGAGGCCGCCGCCCATGCCCTCAAGGGCAGCCCCCACGTGATCGATATCCGCAACCTGGGGTTGGTGGCCGGGATCGAGATGGCGCCGCGTCCTGGTGCGCCGGGCGCCCGCGCCGCCGAGGTCTTTTCAAAATGCTTTGATCAAGGGGTGTTGGTGCGCTACACCGGCGACACCATTGCGGTTTCGCCACCGCTGATCATTACCGAAGACCAGATTGCCCAGCTTTTCGGCACGCTGGCAACGGTGCTGGCAACCGTGGATTGA
- a CDS encoding PLP-dependent aminotransferase family protein → MIFFIPDRRRKETPSLVDQTVAALEHAIQQKTLRPGMVLPSIRQFSRDHGLSTFTVTNAYNRLVARGLVQSQPGANFRVSRQKPVLQSSVPQWVMPRIGSSWLLADVFADHSISIKAGCGWLPPDWHDEAGLPPALRQISRAPVSQVSSYGHPLGYHPLRELITQRLQDHGLDVEPNQILLTHGATQALDIAVRTILRPGDHVAVESPCYANLLQILALSQIVVHAVPRTREGICEQTLEDLAAQHPIRAMFVTTVLQNPTGASFSMAGAFRLLQLAERHDFLVVEDDVSRDLLPEPAPLLAALAGTSRVIHISGFSKNVMPSTRVGYLTCAKPLVEQCTHTKMSLGLTSAELMERAVFQVLRDGRHSTYMRSIRERLHRAHDQVATMMQTHAFDIWTEPGAGLFLWARPPYPLSRDSMISLAARALQAGIWLAPGSYFDPEGQEAGWFRFNVAYSANPRLWQFFQEERERAESAPPSNPSAKTSSR, encoded by the coding sequence ATGATTTTTTTCATCCCGGATCGCCGACGCAAGGAAACGCCCTCCCTGGTGGATCAAACCGTCGCAGCACTGGAACACGCCATCCAACAAAAGACCCTGCGCCCCGGCATGGTCCTGCCTTCAATTCGCCAGTTTTCCCGGGATCACGGACTCAGCACCTTCACAGTCACGAACGCCTATAACCGCCTGGTCGCACGCGGCCTGGTGCAATCCCAGCCGGGGGCAAACTTCCGGGTCAGCCGCCAAAAACCCGTGCTGCAGTCCAGCGTTCCTCAGTGGGTCATGCCGCGTATTGGCTCGTCCTGGCTGCTGGCCGACGTCTTCGCCGATCACTCGATTTCGATCAAGGCAGGGTGCGGGTGGCTGCCGCCCGACTGGCACGACGAAGCCGGGCTGCCACCCGCATTGCGCCAGATCAGCCGGGCCCCCGTCAGTCAGGTATCGTCCTATGGTCATCCGCTGGGGTATCACCCGCTGCGCGAACTCATTACCCAGCGCCTGCAAGACCATGGCCTGGATGTGGAACCCAATCAGATCCTGCTGACGCACGGGGCTACCCAGGCGCTGGACATCGCGGTACGCACCATTCTGCGTCCAGGCGACCACGTCGCCGTCGAATCCCCCTGCTATGCCAATCTGTTGCAGATTCTGGCCCTCAGCCAGATCGTCGTCCATGCCGTGCCCCGCACCCGCGAAGGCATTTGCGAACAAACTCTGGAAGACCTGGCGGCACAGCATCCGATCCGCGCCATGTTTGTCACCACCGTGCTGCAAAATCCCACGGGCGCCAGTTTTTCCATGGCAGGCGCTTTCCGCTTGCTGCAACTGGCGGAACGCCATGACTTTCTGGTCGTCGAAGACGATGTATCGCGCGATCTGCTGCCCGAGCCCGCCCCGCTGTTGGCCGCTTTGGCAGGCACCAGCCGGGTGATTCATATTTCGGGTTTTTCCAAAAACGTCATGCCATCCACCCGGGTCGGCTATCTGACCTGCGCCAAGCCCTTGGTCGAACAATGCACGCACACTAAAATGTCGCTGGGGCTGACCTCAGCCGAACTCATGGAGCGCGCGGTATTTCAAGTCTTGCGCGATGGCCGACACAGCACCTATATGCGCAGTATCCGCGAACGTCTGCATCGGGCCCATGACCAAGTCGCCACCATGATGCAAACGCATGCGTTCGATATCTGGACAGAGCCTGGGGCCGGGCTGTTTCTGTGGGCCAGGCCGCCCTATCCCTTGTCCCGGGACAGCATGATCAGCCTGGCTGCCCGCGCCCTGCAGGCCGGCATCTGGCTGGCGCCCGGCAGCTACTTCGACCCCGAAGGCCAGGAAGCAGGCTGGTTCCGCTTTAATGTCGCTTATAGTGCAAACCCGCGACTATGGCAGTTCTTTCAGGAAGAACGGGAACGCGCGGAATCCGCCCCACCATCGAACCCATCGGCAAAGACTTCCAGCAGATAA
- a CDS encoding LysR family transcriptional regulator — protein MNNNHMDYKNIDRLWPHIHWLNVLSEQGSFTSAARRLAVSKAAMSQRMAELESVAGVPLILRTTRSVRLTDAGRQLVDDTRDAYLQIARSFAEVQDLSTVPAGLLRVTAPVAFARQQLVACLPEFMRRYPRIRLELDMRDSLVSLTSEGFDLALRHIEVPPDIYVARALCSTRTLLLASPAYLARQGTPQDPWQLKGHHHLHYPRQQGVTNWVFKPTRSSSVEKPVTVPVQPCFVANNSEVLRDMACAGLGIAVLPDFSAQQAVREGKLQEILPDWQAVNTFGRTIFALRPYSARTPRNVRVLLDYLLEVFADGFDGGADSARSRSS, from the coding sequence ATGAACAATAATCATATGGATTACAAAAACATTGATCGGCTCTGGCCCCACATTCACTGGTTGAACGTTCTGTCGGAACAAGGCAGTTTTACGTCGGCGGCGCGGCGGCTGGCGGTCAGCAAGGCCGCCATGAGCCAACGGATGGCCGAACTTGAATCTGTGGCAGGTGTCCCACTGATTCTGCGTACGACGCGCTCGGTGCGCCTGACCGATGCGGGCCGCCAACTGGTGGACGACACGCGGGATGCCTACTTACAGATTGCCCGTAGCTTTGCCGAGGTCCAGGATTTATCCACGGTGCCGGCGGGTTTGTTGCGGGTGACGGCGCCAGTGGCGTTTGCGCGTCAGCAGTTGGTGGCGTGCCTGCCGGAATTCATGCGGCGCTATCCCCGGATTCGCCTGGAATTGGACATGCGCGATAGCCTGGTGTCCCTGACCTCCGAAGGCTTCGATCTGGCCTTGCGCCATATCGAAGTGCCGCCGGATATTTATGTGGCACGGGCGTTGTGCAGCACCCGCACACTGTTGTTGGCCAGCCCTGCCTATCTGGCCAGGCAGGGGACGCCCCAGGACCCTTGGCAGCTCAAGGGGCATCATCATTTGCATTATCCCCGCCAGCAAGGGGTGACCAATTGGGTATTTAAGCCGACCCGGTCATCATCGGTGGAAAAACCCGTCACGGTGCCTGTTCAGCCTTGTTTTGTGGCCAATAACAGCGAGGTGCTGCGCGATATGGCGTGCGCTGGCTTGGGCATTGCCGTTTTGCCGGATTTTTCGGCGCAGCAGGCGGTTCGGGAAGGGAAATTGCAGGAAATCCTGCCCGATTGGCAGGCAGTCAATACGTTTGGCCGCACGATTTTTGCCCTGCGACCTTATTCGGCCCGCACGCCGCGCAATGTCCGGGTGTTGCTGGATTATCTGCTGGAAGTCTTTGCCGATGGGTTCGATGGTGGGGCGGATTCCGCGCGTTCCCGTTCTTCCTGA
- a CDS encoding CoA-acylating methylmalonate-semialdehyde dehydrogenase yields MQAYTDTADVVHFINGQRTLGQGSKTQAIFNPATGAVARQLRLACAADVESAVSSAVAAFPAWANTPAPRRARVMFKFLELMNAHCEELAAIITAEHGKVFSDAMGELARGIDIIEFACGIPQLLKGDYTEQVATGLDNWTVRQPLGVVAGITPFNFPAMVPCWMFPLALASGNCFILKPSERDPSVSLRIADLLREAGLPDGVFTVLQGDKNTVDALLTHPDVQAISFVGSTPIARSIYERGAHHGKRVQALGGAKNHMVVMPDADMNQAVDALIGSAYGAAGERCMAVSVAVLVGDAADRIVPILAERARTLKVSHGMDPQAEMGPVITQEAVQRITNYLEIGVNEGATLVQDGRQLKVPGHEAGFFIGGCLFDHVTPDMRIYQEEIFGPVLACVRAPDIESAIQIINTHSFGNGVACFTRDGHAAREFARRIQVGMVGINVPIPVPMAWHGFGGWKNSLFGDMNVYGEEGVRFYTRQKSVMQRWPDSEAKGAEFAFPTHG; encoded by the coding sequence ATGCAGGCTTATACAGATACCGCAGATGTAGTTCATTTCATCAACGGGCAGCGCACCTTGGGGCAAGGGTCAAAAACTCAGGCCATCTTCAATCCAGCCACCGGTGCAGTCGCCCGGCAACTGCGGCTGGCCTGTGCCGCCGATGTCGAATCCGCCGTCAGTTCCGCCGTCGCGGCATTTCCGGCCTGGGCCAACACCCCCGCCCCCCGCCGCGCCCGCGTCATGTTCAAGTTCCTGGAACTGATGAACGCACACTGCGAAGAACTGGCTGCCATCATCACGGCAGAGCACGGCAAGGTCTTCAGCGACGCCATGGGCGAGCTGGCCCGCGGCATCGATATCATTGAATTCGCCTGCGGCATCCCGCAGTTGCTGAAAGGGGACTACACCGAACAAGTCGCGACCGGGTTGGATAACTGGACTGTTCGTCAGCCCTTGGGCGTCGTGGCAGGCATCACGCCGTTCAACTTTCCGGCCATGGTGCCGTGCTGGATGTTTCCGCTGGCCCTGGCCTCGGGCAACTGTTTCATTCTCAAACCCAGCGAACGCGATCCTTCAGTCTCGCTGCGGATCGCCGATCTGTTGCGCGAAGCTGGCCTGCCCGACGGCGTCTTCACCGTGCTTCAGGGCGACAAGAACACGGTGGATGCCTTGCTGACCCACCCTGACGTACAGGCCATCAGCTTTGTCGGCTCTACCCCGATCGCCCGGTCCATCTACGAGCGCGGCGCACACCACGGGAAACGCGTTCAGGCCCTGGGCGGCGCCAAGAACCACATGGTGGTCATGCCCGACGCCGACATGAATCAGGCGGTCGATGCGCTGATCGGCTCGGCTTACGGGGCCGCTGGCGAACGCTGCATGGCGGTTTCCGTCGCAGTCCTGGTGGGCGATGCCGCCGACCGCATCGTCCCGATTCTGGCAGAACGCGCGCGCACCTTGAAGGTTTCGCACGGCATGGACCCTCAGGCCGAAATGGGCCCGGTCATCACCCAAGAGGCCGTCCAGCGCATCACCAATTATCTGGAGATCGGCGTCAACGAAGGGGCAACCCTGGTGCAGGATGGCCGCCAACTGAAGGTTCCCGGCCACGAAGCAGGCTTTTTTATCGGCGGCTGCCTGTTTGACCATGTCACGCCCGACATGCGCATCTACCAAGAGGAAATCTTCGGACCTGTCCTGGCCTGCGTGCGCGCACCCGATATCGAATCCGCGATCCAGATCATCAACACCCACAGCTTCGGCAATGGCGTGGCCTGCTTTACGCGCGATGGACACGCTGCCCGCGAATTCGCCCGCCGCATCCAGGTCGGCATGGTGGGCATTAATGTCCCCATCCCTGTACCCATGGCCTGGCACGGCTTTGGCGGCTGGAAAAACAGCTTGTTCGGCGATATGAACGTCTACGGCGAGGAAGGCGTGCGCTTTTACACGCGCCAGAAATCTGTCATGCAACGCTGGCCCGACAGCGAAGCCAAGGGTGCGGAATTCGCCTTCCCCACGCACGGCTGA
- a CDS encoding pitrilysin family protein gives MNRLKTCLALLILALTGLMPVYASNTAAPADGIQPIVTIQGVSEYRLDNGLTILLAPDPSRAQTTVNMSYRVGSRNEGAGETGMAHLLEHLLFRGSPQFPDAMAEFSRRGLAANGSTTTDLTNYYATFASDPETLQWYLSWQADAMLNASISRQDLDAEMPVVRNEMEQGENSPFSILMQQTNAAAYLWHPYGRSVIGARSDVENVDITQLRAFYHQYYQPDNAVLIVAGQFDPAQALQWITQSFGTIAAPKRILPPEYTTEPVQQGARAVTLERIGGSPIAIVQYHLPASASDTFTALSMGTAMLADSPAGPLYQDLVQSGQASQVFGFARALQQPGYAVFGAQLQPGADPQAALRALETALETSGIPLLDQAALERNRTAWLNQWQKVYDHSASLADALSDAVSRGDWRLFFIEPMQVRALTLDTIRQALTTWLLPTNRTSGLYLPTSDPVYAPAAPTADLAPWIAQLETGTTRPATTAFDTDPLALDSATQRSVLNLPNGQVAMALLPKPTPGDQVFVNISLRAGTVQQMQGLGLVPDITASMLLRGAQGLTRQQIEDRLTELDSGLTFGSAGNTLTVSMRSSRQHLPTLMELAFTLLRHPSFPESELQEIQRSLETNIENQAVSPAWLVQNTLQRHDQPWQPDDVRYTPTAQELSAHAKTLTRDQLQAFHHQFYGAGDLLVSAVGDFDPQALTDSLRQGLAGWQQAPAYQRIPDPWYAVTPDVFHIPAPGKANANYLAVLPLKLQDTDPRWPALALANYLLGGSQDSRLWQAIRVQGGLSYTVGSRVQASAWEPSGGWSLFATMASQNAAPLQTAMQQALADALKTGFTQAEVDQGVKSLLNYMKLGRSSDSWLANQWLDYLDTERSFAWQQATITRLQALSADEVNQAMRDFLTPDQLSIAIAADTALSH, from the coding sequence ATGAATCGACTGAAAACTTGCCTGGCCCTATTGATACTGGCTTTAACTGGCCTGATGCCTGTTTATGCCAGCAACACAGCGGCGCCCGCCGACGGCATCCAGCCCATCGTCACTATCCAGGGCGTCAGCGAATACCGGCTGGATAACGGTCTGACCATTTTGCTGGCACCCGATCCATCCCGCGCCCAGACCACGGTCAATATGAGTTACCGGGTGGGATCACGCAACGAGGGGGCAGGCGAGACCGGCATGGCGCATCTGCTGGAACATCTGCTGTTCCGAGGCAGTCCCCAATTTCCGGACGCCATGGCCGAGTTTTCCCGGCGCGGACTGGCCGCCAATGGCTCCACCACCACCGATCTGACCAACTATTACGCCACCTTCGCCAGCGACCCGGAGACTTTGCAGTGGTACTTATCCTGGCAGGCCGACGCCATGCTCAATGCCAGCATCAGCCGCCAGGACCTGGATGCGGAAATGCCGGTCGTGCGCAATGAGATGGAACAGGGCGAAAACAGCCCCTTCAGCATTTTGATGCAGCAAACCAATGCCGCCGCCTATCTATGGCACCCGTACGGGCGCAGCGTGATCGGGGCCAGATCCGACGTTGAAAACGTAGATATCACCCAGTTGCGAGCCTTTTATCACCAGTACTATCAGCCCGACAACGCCGTACTGATCGTTGCCGGGCAATTCGACCCTGCCCAAGCTTTGCAGTGGATCACCCAATCGTTTGGCACCATCGCCGCGCCCAAGCGCATCCTGCCTCCTGAATACACCACCGAACCCGTCCAGCAAGGCGCACGCGCCGTCACCCTGGAACGCATAGGCGGCAGCCCCATCGCCATTGTGCAATACCATCTCCCCGCCAGCGCCAGCGATACCTTCACGGCTCTGTCCATGGGCACAGCCATGCTGGCCGACAGCCCAGCCGGCCCCCTGTATCAGGATCTGGTTCAATCCGGCCAGGCCAGCCAAGTGTTTGGCTTTGCCCGTGCCCTGCAGCAACCCGGCTATGCGGTCTTCGGGGCTCAGCTACAACCTGGCGCCGACCCTCAGGCTGCCTTGCGCGCCCTGGAAACCGCCCTGGAAACCAGCGGCATCCCCCTGCTGGACCAAGCCGCCCTGGAACGCAACCGCACGGCCTGGCTGAATCAATGGCAGAAAGTCTACGACCACTCGGCCAGCCTGGCCGACGCTTTGTCCGACGCCGTATCGCGTGGCGACTGGCGTCTGTTTTTCATCGAGCCCATGCAGGTGCGCGCCCTGACCCTGGACACCATCCGCCAAGCCCTGACTACCTGGCTGCTGCCGACCAACCGGACCAGCGGGCTTTATCTGCCCACGTCAGATCCTGTCTATGCCCCTGCAGCCCCGACCGCTGACCTGGCCCCTTGGATCGCACAGTTGGAAACCGGCACCACCCGTCCCGCCACGACGGCTTTCGACACGGACCCGCTGGCATTGGATAGCGCCACCCAGCGCAGCGTCCTGAACCTGCCCAACGGCCAGGTAGCCATGGCATTGCTGCCCAAGCCCACCCCTGGCGATCAAGTCTTCGTCAATATCAGCCTGCGGGCGGGTACTGTCCAGCAAATGCAAGGCCTGGGTCTGGTGCCCGACATCACGGCATCCATGCTGCTGCGCGGTGCCCAGGGGCTGACGCGCCAACAAATCGAAGATCGCCTGACCGAACTGGACTCCGGGCTGACATTCGGCAGCGCAGGCAATACCTTGACGGTCAGTATGCGCAGTTCGCGCCAACATCTGCCGACCCTGATGGAATTGGCCTTCACGCTCTTGCGCCATCCCAGCTTTCCGGAATCCGAACTGCAGGAAATCCAGCGCAGCCTGGAGACCAACATCGAAAACCAGGCCGTCAGCCCTGCCTGGCTGGTGCAAAATACTTTGCAACGGCACGATCAGCCATGGCAACCGGACGATGTCCGCTATACCCCAACGGCCCAAGAGCTGAGCGCCCATGCCAAGACCCTGACACGCGATCAACTGCAGGCCTTCCATCATCAGTTTTATGGTGCGGGCGACCTGCTGGTGTCCGCAGTGGGGGATTTTGATCCCCAGGCTCTGACCGACAGCCTGCGTCAGGGGCTGGCGGGCTGGCAACAGGCGCCCGCCTACCAGCGCATTCCCGATCCCTGGTATGCCGTCACCCCCGATGTATTCCACATTCCTGCCCCCGGCAAGGCCAATGCCAATTATCTGGCCGTGCTGCCCCTGAAACTGCAGGATACCGACCCACGCTGGCCCGCACTGGCGCTGGCCAACTACCTGCTGGGCGGTTCGCAGGACTCCCGCCTGTGGCAGGCCATCCGCGTCCAGGGCGGTCTGTCCTACACCGTGGGCAGTCGCGTGCAGGCCTCGGCCTGGGAGCCCTCCGGGGGCTGGTCGCTGTTTGCCACCATGGCCTCACAAAACGCAGCCCCACTGCAAACCGCCATGCAACAGGCCTTGGCCGACGCCCTGAAAACCGGCTTTACGCAGGCCGAAGTCGATCAGGGCGTCAAATCATTGCTGAACTATATGAAGCTGGGCCGATCCAGCGATAGCTGGCTGGCCAATCAGTGGCTGGACTATCTGGATACCGAGCGCAGCTTTGCCTGGCAGCAAGCCACGATCACCCGGCTGCAAGCCCTCAGCGCCGACGAGGTCAACCAGGCCATGCGCGATTTCCTGACACCGGATCAGCTCAGCATCGCGATTGCCGCCGATACCGCCCTCTCGCACTGA
- the dnaJ gene encoding molecular chaperone DnaJ: MAKRDFYEVLGVAKNASDDDIRKAYRKLAMKYHPDRNPDSKEAEDKFKEAKEAYEMLSDAEKRAAYDRFGHAGVDPNAAGPGMGAGAGGFADAFGDIFGEIFGGAGGRRGGGGGPQVYRGADLKYNLEISLEQAANGFDTEIRIPSWETCDFCHGSGAKAGTTPHTCQTCGGSGAVRMQQGFFSVQQTCPTCHGSGKEISNPCAECDGVGRIRKNKTLQVKIPAGIDDGMRIRSSGNGEPGVNGGPPGDLFVEIRIIPHGIFQRDGEDLHCELTIPFTKAALGGSLEVPTLSGRGEITIPEGTQTGKTFRLRGKGVKGIRSSYPGDLYCHVAVETPVRLNDEQKALLRQFEASLSNGGDRHSPKSESWTDKVKNFFS, from the coding sequence ATGGCAAAACGAGATTTCTACGAAGTCCTAGGGGTAGCCAAGAACGCCTCCGATGACGATATCCGCAAGGCTTATCGCAAGCTGGCGATGAAGTATCACCCAGACCGTAACCCGGACAGCAAGGAAGCCGAAGACAAATTCAAAGAGGCCAAAGAGGCCTACGAGATGCTGTCCGATGCAGAAAAGCGTGCTGCCTATGACCGCTTTGGTCATGCGGGGGTGGACCCCAATGCTGCCGGCCCAGGCATGGGCGCTGGCGCGGGTGGTTTCGCCGATGCCTTTGGCGATATTTTTGGCGAGATATTTGGAGGCGCCGGTGGTCGGCGAGGCGGTGGCGGCGGGCCGCAGGTCTATCGCGGAGCCGATCTCAAATACAACCTGGAAATCAGCCTGGAGCAGGCGGCCAACGGTTTTGATACCGAGATCCGCATTCCCAGCTGGGAAACCTGCGATTTCTGTCATGGGTCGGGGGCCAAGGCCGGCACGACGCCGCATACCTGCCAGACGTGTGGCGGCAGCGGTGCCGTGCGTATGCAGCAGGGGTTTTTCAGCGTGCAGCAGACTTGCCCCACCTGTCATGGTTCGGGCAAGGAAATCTCCAACCCTTGCGCAGAATGCGATGGCGTAGGCCGCATCCGCAAAAACAAAACTTTGCAGGTCAAGATCCCGGCCGGGATCGATGACGGCATGCGCATCCGCTCATCGGGCAATGGCGAACCCGGTGTGAATGGCGGGCCTCCGGGCGATTTGTTCGTCGAGATCCGCATCATTCCGCATGGTATCTTCCAGCGCGATGGCGAAGATCTGCATTGTGAATTGACGATTCCATTCACCAAGGCCGCCTTGGGAGGTTCCCTGGAAGTCCCGACCTTGTCTGGGCGGGGTGAGATCACCATTCCTGAAGGCACCCAGACAGGCAAGACCTTCCGCTTGCGCGGCAAGGGTGTCAAAGGGATTCGTTCCAGCTATCCGGGCGATCTGTATTGCCACGTGGCGGTCGAGACCCCAGTGCGTTTGAATGACGAACAAAAGGCGTTGCTGCGTCAGTTCGAAGCCTCGCTCAGTAATGGTGGTGACCGCCATTCCCCAAAAAGCGAATCCTGGACGGATAAGGTCAAAAACTTCTTTTCCTGA